A genomic window from Candidatus Tanganyikabacteria bacterium includes:
- a CDS encoding type II restriction endonuclease, giving the protein MIAPEHLRTLVTRWREDPAGTYQSWFLWDERLKNFRSIRRGIAAVVTEIEAGTFGAVYKGSSLETVVGSIAEQRQIFKGADHAFRWKPKLRIPDIYENRGNQLAFGRFLDTCLCCASEDQLLEAIHSLDGRQIKGLGPAAANMLYFMHPTLVPPFNTAIVKGYNALTGAKVKLGRWDEYLAMRRGMLELNGACRDLLSNDLGAIGGLLFDLGTDRYALPPGDAGPEARGRWEADLLAVREEATRARKALEAGREGDRTHTEIQGWLRDLGQALGYAVWIASNDRSRLYAGGRLSDGCVAALVVDSLPPAAAETVRLIDVIWIEKASTRIAAAFEVEHTTSIYSGIMRMLDLALGLPDGSPCALFLVAPDDREADVRAQLRRPAFSRIENLDVRYLPYSELEHNRDAMARFGSGLKAIEAVSRRLG; this is encoded by the coding sequence ATGATCGCTCCCGAGCACCTTCGCACGCTGGTGACCCGCTGGCGGGAAGATCCCGCGGGAACGTACCAGTCCTGGTTCCTGTGGGACGAGCGCCTCAAGAACTTCCGGTCCATTCGCCGCGGCATCGCGGCGGTTGTGACCGAGATCGAGGCCGGGACCTTCGGAGCGGTCTACAAGGGTTCGTCGCTCGAAACCGTGGTGGGTTCGATCGCCGAGCAACGCCAGATCTTCAAGGGGGCCGACCACGCGTTTCGGTGGAAGCCCAAGCTGCGGATTCCGGACATCTACGAGAACCGTGGCAATCAGCTCGCATTCGGGCGTTTCCTCGACACGTGCTTGTGCTGCGCCAGCGAGGACCAGCTCCTCGAAGCCATTCACTCGCTCGACGGCAGGCAGATCAAGGGCCTGGGGCCCGCAGCCGCCAACATGCTCTACTTCATGCACCCCACGCTGGTGCCGCCGTTCAATACCGCGATCGTCAAGGGCTATAACGCTTTGACGGGTGCGAAGGTCAAGCTCGGGCGCTGGGACGAGTACCTTGCAATGCGGCGAGGAATGCTCGAACTCAACGGGGCCTGCCGCGATCTGCTCTCGAACGATCTGGGCGCGATTGGCGGCCTCCTGTTCGACCTCGGCACCGACCGCTATGCCCTCCCGCCGGGAGACGCCGGACCCGAGGCCCGGGGGCGCTGGGAGGCTGATCTGCTTGCTGTCCGGGAGGAGGCGACCCGAGCCCGGAAGGCCCTGGAGGCGGGCCGCGAGGGCGACCGGACGCACACCGAGATCCAGGGCTGGCTGCGCGATCTCGGGCAGGCACTCGGCTACGCGGTCTGGATCGCAAGCAACGACCGGAGCCGGCTGTACGCCGGCGGGCGCCTGTCCGACGGCTGCGTCGCCGCCCTGGTCGTGGACTCGTTGCCGCCGGCGGCGGCCGAGACGGTCCGCCTGATCGACGTAATCTGGATCGAGAAGGCGTCGACCCGCATCGCGGCGGCCTTCGAGGTCGAGCACACGACTTCCATCTACTCCGGCATCATGCGGATGCTTGACTTGGCCCTGGGACTGCCGGACGGATCGCCTTGCGCTCTGTTCCTGGTCGCACCCGACGACCGGGAGGCGGATGTCCGGGCCCAGCTCCGGCGCCCGGCGTTCAGCCGGATCGAGAACCTCGACGTCCGGTACCTGCCGTATTCCGAACTCGAGCACAACCGGGATGCCATGGCCCGCTTCGGCTCCGGCCTCAAGGCCATCGAGGCCGTGTCTCGCCGCCTGGGCTAG
- a CDS encoding alpha/beta hydrolase, which yields MRAITIPPGVAGLGLVLCGACALAAPSGDAGPAGALASALPGGGFTAAAGPGAGGTLAGTFRYHRVHSAFLPDDRTVIVYLPRSYATSPERRYPVIYGHDGNNLFDAATAFMGREWRLDETLEALTAQGRVPEAIAVGVYNTSARLFEYTWVPDAERRGGGGERHGRLLAEELKPFVDRTYRTLPDRDSTTVLGSSLGGLASFYLGRHRGDSFGRIGMLSPSIWWADRAILADVPALRKDLRLWLDMGTAEGTAPADNVANARRLRDALAEAGYTVGQNLGYLEDPGAAHDEGAWARRAPRVLEFLLAESAR from the coding sequence GTGCGAGCCATTACCATCCCTCCCGGGGTTGCCGGTCTCGGCCTGGTGCTGTGCGGAGCCTGTGCGCTGGCGGCCCCGTCCGGCGATGCCGGCCCGGCGGGAGCGCTTGCCTCGGCCCTTCCAGGCGGGGGCTTCACGGCGGCGGCGGGGCCGGGCGCAGGCGGGACGCTTGCCGGCACGTTCCGCTACCATCGCGTCCACTCGGCGTTCCTGCCGGACGATCGAACGGTGATCGTATACCTGCCGCGCAGCTATGCCACCAGCCCTGAGCGCCGCTACCCGGTGATCTACGGCCACGACGGCAACAACCTCTTCGACGCCGCCACGGCCTTCATGGGCCGGGAGTGGCGGCTGGATGAGACGCTGGAGGCGTTGACCGCCCAGGGGCGCGTGCCCGAGGCCATTGCGGTCGGCGTCTACAACACTTCGGCAAGGCTGTTCGAGTACACCTGGGTGCCGGACGCCGAGAGACGCGGCGGCGGCGGCGAACGCCACGGGAGGCTCCTGGCCGAGGAACTCAAGCCTTTCGTGGACCGCACCTACCGCACGCTGCCGGACCGGGACAGCACGACCGTCCTGGGTTCCTCCCTCGGGGGCCTCGCCTCGTTCTACCTGGGCCGGCACCGCGGCGACTCGTTCGGTCGAATCGGCATGCTCAGCCCGTCGATCTGGTGGGCCGACCGGGCGATCCTGGCCGACGTGCCCGCGCTACGCAAGGACCTGCGCCTGTGGCTGGACATGGGCACCGCCGAGGGCACCGCTCCGGCCGACAACGTCGCCAACGCGCGCCGCCTGCGCGATGCCCTGGCAGAGGCCGGCTATACCGTCGGCCAGAACCTCGGCTACCTGGAGGATCCAGGCGCCGCTCATGATGAAGGTGCATGGGCGCGGCGAGCCCCGCGCGTGCTCGAGTTCTTGCTGGCCGAATCGGCGAGATAG